The following are from one region of the Nymphaea colorata isolate Beijing-Zhang1983 chromosome 7, ASM883128v2, whole genome shotgun sequence genome:
- the LOC116257113 gene encoding uncharacterized protein LOC116257113, with protein MLREHLALALEDKQKVQDKIVQLESDLDQSHSRTLELEREVKVVRKKISEQEELAVKNEQRCLVLEYQIQVSDSKAKKEGKRVEGLEQIAKTLEQKRNELEEHCSSMKTKYVEVEEECWQYSSKTSEVSAELDVSLAKILNLEVSLKNAKEKEMELMENRRELVEERSKLLDTMGHLTHTTNAYKYIYKSGISCLTNN; from the coding sequence ATGTTGAGAGAACATTTGGCTCTGGCCTTGGAAGATAAGCAGAAAGTTCAAGACAAAATTGTGCAATTGGAGTCTGATCTAGATCAGTCACATTCAAGGACCTTGGAGCTAGAACGAGAAGTAAAAGTCGTTAGGAAGAAAATTAGTGAACAAGAGGAGCTTGCAGTCAAGAACGAACAGAGGTGCCTGGTGCTCGAATACCAAATCCAAGTATCtgattcaaaagcaaaaaaggaaggaaaaagggtGGAGGGGCTTGAGCAGATAGCAAAAACTCTAGAGCAAAAGAGAAATGAACTTGAAGAACATTGCAGCTCAATGAAAACAAAGTATGTTGAGGTGGAAGAAGAGTGCTGGCAATATTCCAGCAAGACGTCTGAAGTTTCTGCAGAACTGGATGTTTCTTTAGCAAAAATACTCAACTTGGAAGTTTCTttgaaaaatgcaaaagaaaaggagatggAGTTAATGGAAAATCGAAGGGAGCTTGTGGAGGAAAGAAGTAAGCTTTTAGATACGATGGGTCATCTTACACATACAACGAATGCTTACAAGTATATTTATAAATCAGGGATTAGCTGCTTGACTAACAATTAG
- the LOC116258078 gene encoding uncharacterized protein LOC116258078, with amino-acid sequence MASSGSSSKSLIQSAVQTFKRFFRKPWEITGPCSHPEYRNAVPRANEYRRFCPATPNALPVIPTANPENVYDIKYFNRDRRRDLPPKRVTIYRKEDALKQMREKKTFDVTEFPRVFLTARMVQEQDSLPDGGYQK; translated from the coding sequence ATGGCTTCGTCGGGTTCCTCGTCCAAAAGCCTAATCCAGTCGGCCGTCCAGACCTTCAAGAGGTTCTTCAGGAAACCCTGGGAGATCACGGGCCCCTGCTCCCATCCTGAGTACCGGAATGCTGTCCCTCGTGCCAACGAATACCGTCGCTTCTGCCCTGCCACGCCGAACGCCCTGCCCGTCATCCCCACCGCCAATCCGGAGAACGTCTACGACATCAAGTATTTCAACCGAGATCGCCGCCGCGACCTCCCGCCCAAGCGTGTCACCATCTACCGGAAGGAGGACGCCCTGAAGCAGATGCGCGAGAAGAAGACGTTCGACGTCACCGAGTTCCCTAGGGTCTTCCTTACGGCAAGAATGGTGCAGGAACAAGACAGCCTGCCGGACGGCGGCTACCAGAAGTAG